The following are encoded in a window of Eschrichtius robustus isolate mEscRob2 chromosome 1, mEscRob2.pri, whole genome shotgun sequence genomic DNA:
- the TINF2 gene encoding TERF1-interacting nuclear factor 2 isoform X3 has protein sequence MATPPGAGPAALRFAAAACWQVVRGRCVEHFPRVLEFLRSLRAAAPGLVRYRHHERLCMGLKAKLVVEMILQGRPWAQVLNALHRHFPESGPAVRDPKATKQDLRKISEARETFCQQVKQLAEAPVDLASKLQELEQEYGELFLAAMEKLFFEYLCQLEKALPTLQAQQLQDVLSWMQPGVSITSSFVLSQYGVDMGWPLPECFATDSMNMTEPMEQSPPQQPRPALHDPLPKARPGPRLPQGPASRKHPEPLTGHHFNLAPLGRRRIQSRWASTSKGRKERPTVMLFPFRNLGSPTQVVSKPGNREEHGTHTLDPAGAVGTRAASTGKSRSPSKTLGGRALKENPIDLSASEQKENCLDCPMEPLRLSLSPPRARKSVRPPSLCSSDITIGDLVLDSDEEENGQREGRDSLENYQKTKFDTLIPTFCEYLPPSGPSGVSVPVPNHTDSSTLL, from the exons ATGGCCACGCCCCCCGGGGCCGGTCCCGCCGCTCTTCGCTTCGCAGCCGCTGCCTGCTGGCAAGTCGTGCGCGGACGCTGCGTGGAGCATTTTCCGCGAGTATTGGAGTTTCTGCGATCCCTGCGCGCTGCTGCCCCCGGCTTGGTTCGCTACCGGCACCATGAACGCCTGTGTATGGGCCTAAAGGCCAAG CTGGTGGTGGAGATGATCCTGCAGGGCCGACCTTGGGCCCAGGTTCTGAATGCCCTGCATCGCCACTTCCCAGAGTCTGGACCTGCAGTGCGGGACCCCAAAGCC ACAAAGCAGGATCTGAGAAAGATCTCAGAGGCTCGGGAAACCTTTTGCCAGCAGGTGAAGCAGCTGGCAGAAGCCCCTGTTGATTTGGCTTCGAAGCTACAG GAACTTGAACAAGAGTATGGGGAACTTTTTCTGGCTGCCATGGAAAAGCTGTTTTTTGAATACCTGTGTCAGCTGGAAAAAGCACTGCCTACACTGCAGGCGCAGCAG CTTCAGGATGTGCTGAGTTGGATGCAGCCTGGAGTTTCTATCACTTCTTCTTTTGTCTTGAGCCAGTATGGTGTGGACATGGGGTGGCCACTTCCAG agTGCTTTGCTACTGATTCAATGAACATGACAGAGCCTATGGAGCAGAGTCCTCCCCAGCAACCAAGACCAGCACTCCACGACCCTCTGCCAAAAGCCCGGCCTGGCCCACGCCTTCCTCAGGGTCCAGCCTCAAGGAAGCACCCGGAACCTTTGACTGGCCACCACTTCAATCTGGCCCCTCTAGGCCGGCGAAGAATCCAGTCCCGGTGGGCATCCACTAGCAAAGGCCGTAAGGAGCGCCCCACAGTCATGCTGTTCCCCTTTAGGAATCTGGGTTCACCAACGCAGGTCGTATCTAAGCCTGGGAACAGGGAAGAACATGGGACACACACATTAGATCCAGCAGGTGCTGTGGGCACCAGAGCAGCCTCGACTGGCAAGTCTAGGAGTCCGTCCAAGACCCTGGGAGGAAGGGCTCTGAAGGAGAACCCAATCGACTTGTCTGCCTCAGAGCAAAAGGA GAACTGCTTGGATTGCCCCATGGAACCCCTGAGATTGTCATTATCGCCTCCTAGGGCCAGGAAGTCAG TGCGTCCTCCATCTCTGTGCAGCTCTGACATTACTATAGGGGACCTGGTTTTGGACTCCGACGAGGAAGAAAATggccagagggaaggaagg GACTCTCTGGAAAACTATCAGAAGACAAAGTTTGACACCCTGATCCCCACCTTCTGTGAATACCTCCCCCCTTCTGGCCCCAGTGGTGTGTCTGTCCCTGTTCCTAACCATACAGACAGTTCTACACTGCTGTGA
- the TINF2 gene encoding TERF1-interacting nuclear factor 2 isoform X1: MATPPGAGPAALRFAAAACWQVVRGRCVEHFPRVLEFLRSLRAAAPGLVRYRHHERLCMGLKAKLVVEMILQGRPWAQVLNALHRHFPESGPAVRDPKATKQDLRKISEARETFCQQVKQLAEAPVDLASKLQELEQEYGELFLAAMEKLFFEYLCQLEKALPTLQAQQLQDVLSWMQPGVSITSSFVLSQYGVDMGWPLPECFATDSMNMTEPMEQSPPQQPRPALHDPLPKARPGPRLPQGPASRKHPEPLTGHHFNLAPLGRRRIQSRWASTSKGRKERPTVMLFPFRNLGSPTQVVSKPGNREEHGTHTLDPAGAVGTRAASTGKSRSPSKTLGGRALKENPIDLSASEQKENCLDCPMEPLRLSLSPPRARKSVRPPSLCSSDITIGDLVLDSDEEENGQREGRVSRKEWKAGEGDGRAEQDRKPYDAGYGGLRACFNDDRISLLPSLQDSLENYQKTKFDTLIPTFCEYLPPSGPSGVSVPVPNHTDSSTLL; the protein is encoded by the exons ATGGCCACGCCCCCCGGGGCCGGTCCCGCCGCTCTTCGCTTCGCAGCCGCTGCCTGCTGGCAAGTCGTGCGCGGACGCTGCGTGGAGCATTTTCCGCGAGTATTGGAGTTTCTGCGATCCCTGCGCGCTGCTGCCCCCGGCTTGGTTCGCTACCGGCACCATGAACGCCTGTGTATGGGCCTAAAGGCCAAG CTGGTGGTGGAGATGATCCTGCAGGGCCGACCTTGGGCCCAGGTTCTGAATGCCCTGCATCGCCACTTCCCAGAGTCTGGACCTGCAGTGCGGGACCCCAAAGCC ACAAAGCAGGATCTGAGAAAGATCTCAGAGGCTCGGGAAACCTTTTGCCAGCAGGTGAAGCAGCTGGCAGAAGCCCCTGTTGATTTGGCTTCGAAGCTACAG GAACTTGAACAAGAGTATGGGGAACTTTTTCTGGCTGCCATGGAAAAGCTGTTTTTTGAATACCTGTGTCAGCTGGAAAAAGCACTGCCTACACTGCAGGCGCAGCAG CTTCAGGATGTGCTGAGTTGGATGCAGCCTGGAGTTTCTATCACTTCTTCTTTTGTCTTGAGCCAGTATGGTGTGGACATGGGGTGGCCACTTCCAG agTGCTTTGCTACTGATTCAATGAACATGACAGAGCCTATGGAGCAGAGTCCTCCCCAGCAACCAAGACCAGCACTCCACGACCCTCTGCCAAAAGCCCGGCCTGGCCCACGCCTTCCTCAGGGTCCAGCCTCAAGGAAGCACCCGGAACCTTTGACTGGCCACCACTTCAATCTGGCCCCTCTAGGCCGGCGAAGAATCCAGTCCCGGTGGGCATCCACTAGCAAAGGCCGTAAGGAGCGCCCCACAGTCATGCTGTTCCCCTTTAGGAATCTGGGTTCACCAACGCAGGTCGTATCTAAGCCTGGGAACAGGGAAGAACATGGGACACACACATTAGATCCAGCAGGTGCTGTGGGCACCAGAGCAGCCTCGACTGGCAAGTCTAGGAGTCCGTCCAAGACCCTGGGAGGAAGGGCTCTGAAGGAGAACCCAATCGACTTGTCTGCCTCAGAGCAAAAGGA GAACTGCTTGGATTGCCCCATGGAACCCCTGAGATTGTCATTATCGCCTCCTAGGGCCAGGAAGTCAG TGCGTCCTCCATCTCTGTGCAGCTCTGACATTACTATAGGGGACCTGGTTTTGGACTCCGACGAGGAAGAAAATggccagagggaaggaagggtgaGTAGGAAGGAATGGAAAGCTGGGGAAGGGGATGGGCGGgcagaacaagacagaaagccatATGATGCAGGATATGGAGGGCTCAGGGCATGCTTCAATGATGATAGGATCTCCCTGCTCCCTTCTCTGCAGGACTCTCTGGAAAACTATCAGAAGACAAAGTTTGACACCCTGATCCCCACCTTCTGTGAATACCTCCCCCCTTCTGGCCCCAGTGGTGTGTCTGTCCCTGTTCCTAACCATACAGACAGTTCTACACTGCTGTGA
- the TINF2 gene encoding TERF1-interacting nuclear factor 2 isoform X4: protein MATPPGAGPAALRFAAAACWQVVRGRCVEHFPRVLEFLRSLRAAAPGLVRYRHHERLCMGLKAKLVVEMILQGRPWAQVLNALHRHFPESGPAVRDPKATKQDLRKISEARETFCQQVKQLAEAPVDLASKLQELEQEYGELFLAAMEKLFFEYLCQLEKALPTLQAQQLQDVLSWMQPGVSITSSFVLSQYGVDMGWPLPECFATDSMNMTEPMEQSPPQQPRPALHDPLPKARPGPRLPQGPASRKHPEPLTGHHFNLAPLGRRRIQSRWASTSKGRKERPTVMLFPFRNLGSPTQVVSKPGNREEHGTHTLDPAGAVGTRAASTGKSRSPSKTLGGRALKENPIDLSASEQKENCLDCPMEPLRLSLSPPRARKSVRPPSLCSSDITIGDLVLDSDEEENGQREGRLNKTQLQVSQEQSSPTSV from the exons ATGGCCACGCCCCCCGGGGCCGGTCCCGCCGCTCTTCGCTTCGCAGCCGCTGCCTGCTGGCAAGTCGTGCGCGGACGCTGCGTGGAGCATTTTCCGCGAGTATTGGAGTTTCTGCGATCCCTGCGCGCTGCTGCCCCCGGCTTGGTTCGCTACCGGCACCATGAACGCCTGTGTATGGGCCTAAAGGCCAAG CTGGTGGTGGAGATGATCCTGCAGGGCCGACCTTGGGCCCAGGTTCTGAATGCCCTGCATCGCCACTTCCCAGAGTCTGGACCTGCAGTGCGGGACCCCAAAGCC ACAAAGCAGGATCTGAGAAAGATCTCAGAGGCTCGGGAAACCTTTTGCCAGCAGGTGAAGCAGCTGGCAGAAGCCCCTGTTGATTTGGCTTCGAAGCTACAG GAACTTGAACAAGAGTATGGGGAACTTTTTCTGGCTGCCATGGAAAAGCTGTTTTTTGAATACCTGTGTCAGCTGGAAAAAGCACTGCCTACACTGCAGGCGCAGCAG CTTCAGGATGTGCTGAGTTGGATGCAGCCTGGAGTTTCTATCACTTCTTCTTTTGTCTTGAGCCAGTATGGTGTGGACATGGGGTGGCCACTTCCAG agTGCTTTGCTACTGATTCAATGAACATGACAGAGCCTATGGAGCAGAGTCCTCCCCAGCAACCAAGACCAGCACTCCACGACCCTCTGCCAAAAGCCCGGCCTGGCCCACGCCTTCCTCAGGGTCCAGCCTCAAGGAAGCACCCGGAACCTTTGACTGGCCACCACTTCAATCTGGCCCCTCTAGGCCGGCGAAGAATCCAGTCCCGGTGGGCATCCACTAGCAAAGGCCGTAAGGAGCGCCCCACAGTCATGCTGTTCCCCTTTAGGAATCTGGGTTCACCAACGCAGGTCGTATCTAAGCCTGGGAACAGGGAAGAACATGGGACACACACATTAGATCCAGCAGGTGCTGTGGGCACCAGAGCAGCCTCGACTGGCAAGTCTAGGAGTCCGTCCAAGACCCTGGGAGGAAGGGCTCTGAAGGAGAACCCAATCGACTTGTCTGCCTCAGAGCAAAAGGA GAACTGCTTGGATTGCCCCATGGAACCCCTGAGATTGTCATTATCGCCTCCTAGGGCCAGGAAGTCAG TGCGTCCTCCATCTCTGTGCAGCTCTGACATTACTATAGGGGACCTGGTTTTGGACTCCGACGAGGAAGAAAATggccagagggaaggaagg CTGAACAAGACTCAACTTCAGGTGTCCCAAGAGCAAAGCTCTCCAACTTCAGTGTGA
- the TINF2 gene encoding TERF1-interacting nuclear factor 2 isoform X2 gives MATPPGAGPAALRFAAAACWQVVRGRCVEHFPRVLEFLRSLRAAAPGLVRYRHHERLCMGLKAKLVVEMILQGRPWAQVLNALHRHFPESGPAVRDPKATKQDLRKISEARETFCQQVKQLAEAPVDLASKLQELEQEYGELFLAAMEKLFFEYLCQLEKALPTLQAQQLQDVLSWMQPGVSITSSFVLSQYGVDMGWPLPECFATDSMNMTEPMEQSPPQQPRPALHDPLPKARPGPRLPQGPASRKHPEPLTGHHFNLAPLGRRRIQSRWASTSKGRKERPTVMLFPFRNLGSPTQVVSKPGNREEHGTHTLDPAGAVGTRAASTGKSRSPSKTLGGRALKENPIDLSASEQKENCLDCPMEPLRLSLSPPRARKSVRPPSLCSSDITIGDLVLDSDEEENGQREGRDPPPVPSLPKALATSPGQLQPPSCKVRSTMKREHGCPKPSRRSQWPTSKLTGTQES, from the exons ATGGCCACGCCCCCCGGGGCCGGTCCCGCCGCTCTTCGCTTCGCAGCCGCTGCCTGCTGGCAAGTCGTGCGCGGACGCTGCGTGGAGCATTTTCCGCGAGTATTGGAGTTTCTGCGATCCCTGCGCGCTGCTGCCCCCGGCTTGGTTCGCTACCGGCACCATGAACGCCTGTGTATGGGCCTAAAGGCCAAG CTGGTGGTGGAGATGATCCTGCAGGGCCGACCTTGGGCCCAGGTTCTGAATGCCCTGCATCGCCACTTCCCAGAGTCTGGACCTGCAGTGCGGGACCCCAAAGCC ACAAAGCAGGATCTGAGAAAGATCTCAGAGGCTCGGGAAACCTTTTGCCAGCAGGTGAAGCAGCTGGCAGAAGCCCCTGTTGATTTGGCTTCGAAGCTACAG GAACTTGAACAAGAGTATGGGGAACTTTTTCTGGCTGCCATGGAAAAGCTGTTTTTTGAATACCTGTGTCAGCTGGAAAAAGCACTGCCTACACTGCAGGCGCAGCAG CTTCAGGATGTGCTGAGTTGGATGCAGCCTGGAGTTTCTATCACTTCTTCTTTTGTCTTGAGCCAGTATGGTGTGGACATGGGGTGGCCACTTCCAG agTGCTTTGCTACTGATTCAATGAACATGACAGAGCCTATGGAGCAGAGTCCTCCCCAGCAACCAAGACCAGCACTCCACGACCCTCTGCCAAAAGCCCGGCCTGGCCCACGCCTTCCTCAGGGTCCAGCCTCAAGGAAGCACCCGGAACCTTTGACTGGCCACCACTTCAATCTGGCCCCTCTAGGCCGGCGAAGAATCCAGTCCCGGTGGGCATCCACTAGCAAAGGCCGTAAGGAGCGCCCCACAGTCATGCTGTTCCCCTTTAGGAATCTGGGTTCACCAACGCAGGTCGTATCTAAGCCTGGGAACAGGGAAGAACATGGGACACACACATTAGATCCAGCAGGTGCTGTGGGCACCAGAGCAGCCTCGACTGGCAAGTCTAGGAGTCCGTCCAAGACCCTGGGAGGAAGGGCTCTGAAGGAGAACCCAATCGACTTGTCTGCCTCAGAGCAAAAGGA GAACTGCTTGGATTGCCCCATGGAACCCCTGAGATTGTCATTATCGCCTCCTAGGGCCAGGAAGTCAG TGCGTCCTCCATCTCTGTGCAGCTCTGACATTACTATAGGGGACCTGGTTTTGGACTCCGACGAGGAAGAAAATggccagagggaaggaagg GATCCTCCTCCTGTGCCCTCCTTACCGAAAGCCTTGGCCACATCCCCGGGACAGTTGCAGCCTCCGTCCTGCAAAGTAAGGAGCACTATGAAGAGAGAGCATGGATGCCCCAAGCCCTCTAGGAGGTCCCAGTGGCCCACCTCAAAGCTGACAGGAACCCAGGAGTCCTGA
- the TINF2 gene encoding TERF1-interacting nuclear factor 2 isoform X5, translating to MILQGRPWAQVLNALHRHFPESGPAVRDPKATKQDLRKISEARETFCQQVKQLAEAPVDLASKLQELEQEYGELFLAAMEKLFFEYLCQLEKALPTLQAQQLQDVLSWMQPGVSITSSFVLSQYGVDMGWPLPECFATDSMNMTEPMEQSPPQQPRPALHDPLPKARPGPRLPQGPASRKHPEPLTGHHFNLAPLGRRRIQSRWASTSKGRKERPTVMLFPFRNLGSPTQVVSKPGNREEHGTHTLDPAGAVGTRAASTGKSRSPSKTLGGRALKENPIDLSASEQKENCLDCPMEPLRLSLSPPRARKSVRPPSLCSSDITIGDLVLDSDEEENGQREGRDPPPVPSLPKALATSPGQLQPPSCKVRSTMKREHGCPKPSRRSQWPTSKLTGTQES from the exons ATGATCCTGCAGGGCCGACCTTGGGCCCAGGTTCTGAATGCCCTGCATCGCCACTTCCCAGAGTCTGGACCTGCAGTGCGGGACCCCAAAGCC ACAAAGCAGGATCTGAGAAAGATCTCAGAGGCTCGGGAAACCTTTTGCCAGCAGGTGAAGCAGCTGGCAGAAGCCCCTGTTGATTTGGCTTCGAAGCTACAG GAACTTGAACAAGAGTATGGGGAACTTTTTCTGGCTGCCATGGAAAAGCTGTTTTTTGAATACCTGTGTCAGCTGGAAAAAGCACTGCCTACACTGCAGGCGCAGCAG CTTCAGGATGTGCTGAGTTGGATGCAGCCTGGAGTTTCTATCACTTCTTCTTTTGTCTTGAGCCAGTATGGTGTGGACATGGGGTGGCCACTTCCAG agTGCTTTGCTACTGATTCAATGAACATGACAGAGCCTATGGAGCAGAGTCCTCCCCAGCAACCAAGACCAGCACTCCACGACCCTCTGCCAAAAGCCCGGCCTGGCCCACGCCTTCCTCAGGGTCCAGCCTCAAGGAAGCACCCGGAACCTTTGACTGGCCACCACTTCAATCTGGCCCCTCTAGGCCGGCGAAGAATCCAGTCCCGGTGGGCATCCACTAGCAAAGGCCGTAAGGAGCGCCCCACAGTCATGCTGTTCCCCTTTAGGAATCTGGGTTCACCAACGCAGGTCGTATCTAAGCCTGGGAACAGGGAAGAACATGGGACACACACATTAGATCCAGCAGGTGCTGTGGGCACCAGAGCAGCCTCGACTGGCAAGTCTAGGAGTCCGTCCAAGACCCTGGGAGGAAGGGCTCTGAAGGAGAACCCAATCGACTTGTCTGCCTCAGAGCAAAAGGA GAACTGCTTGGATTGCCCCATGGAACCCCTGAGATTGTCATTATCGCCTCCTAGGGCCAGGAAGTCAG TGCGTCCTCCATCTCTGTGCAGCTCTGACATTACTATAGGGGACCTGGTTTTGGACTCCGACGAGGAAGAAAATggccagagggaaggaagg GATCCTCCTCCTGTGCCCTCCTTACCGAAAGCCTTGGCCACATCCCCGGGACAGTTGCAGCCTCCGTCCTGCAAAGTAAGGAGCACTATGAAGAGAGAGCATGGATGCCCCAAGCCCTCTAGGAGGTCCCAGTGGCCCACCTCAAAGCTGACAGGAACCCAGGAGTCCTGA
- the GMPR2 gene encoding GMP reductase 2 isoform X2: protein MPHIDNDVKLDFKDVLLRPKRSTLKSRSEVDLTRSFSFRNSKQMYTGIPIIAANMDTVGTFEMAQVLCKFSLFTAVHKHYSLEQWKEFASQNPDCLEHLAASSGTGSADFEQLEQILDAIPQVNYICLDVANGYSEHFVEFVKDVRKRFPEHTIMAGNVVTGEMVEELILSGADIIKVGIGPGSVCTTRKKTGVGYPQLSAVMECADAAHGLKGHIISDGGCNCPGDVAKAFGAGADFVMLGGMLAGHSESGGELIKRDGKKYKLFYGMSSEMAMKKYAGGVAEYRASEGKTVEVPFKGDVEHTIRDILGGIRSTCTYVGAAKLKELSRRTTFIRVTQQA from the exons ATGCCTCACATCGACAACGACGTCAAACTGGACTTCAAGGATGTCCTGTTGAGGCCCAAACGCAGTACCCTTAAGTCTCGAAGTGAG GTGGATCTCACAAGATCCTTTTCATTTCGGAACTCAAAGCAGATGTACACTGGGATCCCCATCATTGCAGCCAATATGGATACCGTAGGCACCTTTGAGATGGCCCAGGTTCTCTGTAAG TTCTCCCTCTTCACTGCTGTCCATAAACACTACAGCCTCGAGCAGTGGAAAGAGTTTGCTAGCCAGAATCCTGACTGTCTTGAG CATCTGGCTGCCAGCTCAGGCACAGGCTCTGCTGACTTTGAGCAGCTGGAACAGATCCTGGACGCTATTCCCCAGGTGAACTATATATGCCTGGACGTGGCCAATGGCTACTCTGAACACTTTGTTGAATTTGTAAAGGATGTGCGGAAGCGCTTCCCTGAACACACCATCATG GCAGGGAATGTGGTAACAGGAGAGATGGTGGAAGAGCTGATTCTCTCTGGGGCTGACATCATCAAAGTGGGAATTGGACCAG GCTCTGTGTGTACCACCCGGAAGAAGACCGGAGTGGGGTATCCACAGCTGAGCGCAGTGATGGAGTGCGCAGATGCTGCCCATGGCCTCAAAGGCCACATCATTTCc GACGGAGGCTGCAACTGTCCCGGGGATGTGGCCAAGGCTTTCG gggcaggggctgaCTTCGTCATGCTGGGCGGCATGCTGGCTGGGCACAGCGAGTCAGGTGGTGAGCTCATCAAGAGGGATGGCAAGAAGTACAAGCTCTTCTATGGCATGAGTTCTGAAATGGCCATGAAGAAGTATGCCGGGGGCGTGGCTGAGTACAG GGCCTCAGAGGGAAAGACAGTGGAGGTGCCCTTTAAAGGGGATGTGGAACATACCATCCGAGACATTCTTGGAGGCATCCGCTCCACCTGTACCTACGTGGGAGCAGCTAAGCTGAAGGAGCTGAGCCGGAGAACTACCTTCATCCGTGTCACCCAGCAG GCTTAG
- the GMPR2 gene encoding GMP reductase 2 isoform X1 — protein sequence MPHIDNDVKLDFKDVLLRPKRSTLKSRSEVDLTRSFSFRNSKQMYTGIPIIAANMDTVGTFEMAQVLCKFSLFTAVHKHYSLEQWKEFASQNPDCLEHLAASSGTGSADFEQLEQILDAIPQVNYICLDVANGYSEHFVEFVKDVRKRFPEHTIMAGNVVTGEMVEELILSGADIIKVGIGPGSVCTTRKKTGVGYPQLSAVMECADAAHGLKGHIISDGGCNCPGDVAKAFGAGADFVMLGGMLAGHSESGGELIKRDGKKYKLFYGMSSEMAMKKYAGGVAEYRASEGKTVEVPFKGDVEHTIRDILGGIRSTCTYVGAAKLKELSRRTTFIRVTQQVNPIFSDKS from the exons ATGCCTCACATCGACAACGACGTCAAACTGGACTTCAAGGATGTCCTGTTGAGGCCCAAACGCAGTACCCTTAAGTCTCGAAGTGAG GTGGATCTCACAAGATCCTTTTCATTTCGGAACTCAAAGCAGATGTACACTGGGATCCCCATCATTGCAGCCAATATGGATACCGTAGGCACCTTTGAGATGGCCCAGGTTCTCTGTAAG TTCTCCCTCTTCACTGCTGTCCATAAACACTACAGCCTCGAGCAGTGGAAAGAGTTTGCTAGCCAGAATCCTGACTGTCTTGAG CATCTGGCTGCCAGCTCAGGCACAGGCTCTGCTGACTTTGAGCAGCTGGAACAGATCCTGGACGCTATTCCCCAGGTGAACTATATATGCCTGGACGTGGCCAATGGCTACTCTGAACACTTTGTTGAATTTGTAAAGGATGTGCGGAAGCGCTTCCCTGAACACACCATCATG GCAGGGAATGTGGTAACAGGAGAGATGGTGGAAGAGCTGATTCTCTCTGGGGCTGACATCATCAAAGTGGGAATTGGACCAG GCTCTGTGTGTACCACCCGGAAGAAGACCGGAGTGGGGTATCCACAGCTGAGCGCAGTGATGGAGTGCGCAGATGCTGCCCATGGCCTCAAAGGCCACATCATTTCc GACGGAGGCTGCAACTGTCCCGGGGATGTGGCCAAGGCTTTCG gggcaggggctgaCTTCGTCATGCTGGGCGGCATGCTGGCTGGGCACAGCGAGTCAGGTGGTGAGCTCATCAAGAGGGATGGCAAGAAGTACAAGCTCTTCTATGGCATGAGTTCTGAAATGGCCATGAAGAAGTATGCCGGGGGCGTGGCTGAGTACAG GGCCTCAGAGGGAAAGACAGTGGAGGTGCCCTTTAAAGGGGATGTGGAACATACCATCCGAGACATTCTTGGAGGCATCCGCTCCACCTGTACCTACGTGGGAGCAGCTAAGCTGAAGGAGCTGAGCCGGAGAACTACCTTCATCCGTGTCACCCAGCAGGTGAATCCGATCTTCAGTGACAAGAGCTAG
- the NEDD8 gene encoding NEDD8: MLIKVKTLTGKEIEIDIEPTDKVERIKERVEEKEGIPPQQQRLIYSGKQMNDEKTAADYKILGGSVLHLVLALRGGGGLRQ; the protein is encoded by the exons ATGCTAATTAAAGTGAAG ACGCTGACCGGAaaggagattgagattgacattgAACCCACAGACAAG GTGGAGCGAATCAAGGAGCGtgtggaggagaaagagggaatcCCCCCACAGCAGCAGCGGCTCATCTACAGTGGTAAACAGAT GAACGATGAGAAGACAGCAGCTGATTACAAGATACTAGGTGGTTCAGTCCTCCACCTGGTACTGGCTCTGAGAGGAGGAGGTGGTCTTAGGCAGTGA
- the MDP1 gene encoding magnesium-dependent phosphatase 1 has translation MARLPKLVVFDLDYTLWPFWVDTHVDPPFHKSSDGTVRDRRGQAVRLYPEVPKVLERLQGLGVPVAAASRTGEVEGANQLLELFDLVRYFVHREIYPGSKVTHFERLQQKTGVPFSQMIFFDDEKRNIVDVSKLGVTSIHVQNGMSLQTLTQGLETFAKAQAGL, from the exons ATGGCGCGGCTCCCGAAGCTCGTAGTCTTCGATCTAG ATTACACGCTGTGGCCGTTCTGGGTGGACACGCACGTAGACCCGCCGTTCCACAAGAGCAG TGATGGAACTGTACGAGATAGGCGGGGCCAGGCCGTCCGACTGTACCCAGAGGTGCCTAAGGTCCTGGAACGATTGCAGGGCTTGGGGGTGCCCGTCGCGGCCGCTTCACG GACAGGTGAGGTTGAAGGGGCCAACCAGCTACTGGAGCTCTTTGACCTTGTCAGATACTTTGTTCATCGGGAGATCTATCCAGGCAGCAAGGTCACGCACTTTGAGAG GTTGCAGCAGAAGACTGGAGTTCCTTTCTCCCAGATGATCTTCTTTGATGATGAAAAGCGGAATATTGTAGATGTCAGCAAACTGG GTGTTACCAGCATTCATGTCCAGAATGGAATGAGCCTTCAGACCCTAACTCAAGGATTAGAGACATTTGCAAAGGCGCAAGCTGGACTCTGA
- the CHMP4A gene encoding charged multivesicular body protein 4a produces the protein MSGLGRLFGREKKERGPTPEEAIQKLKETEKILIKKQEFLEQKIEQELQTAKKHGTKNKRAALQALRRKKRLEQQLAQTDGTLSTLEFQREAIENATTNAEVLRTMELAAQGMKKAYQDMDIDKVDELMADITEQQEVAQQISDAISRPVGFGDDVDEDELLEELEELEQEELARELLHVGDKEEEPPVTLPSVPSTHLPAGPAPKMDEDEEALKQLAEWVS, from the exons ATGAGTGGGCTCGGCCGGCTCTTCGGGAGGG agaagaaggagagggggCCAACCCCTGAAGAGGCAATACAGAAACTGAAGGAGACGGAGAAGATATTGATCAAGAAACAGGAATTTCTGGAGCAGAAGATTGAACAGGAGCTACAAACTGCCAAGAAGCATGGGACCAAGAATAAGAGAG CCGCCCTACAGGCTTTGCGGAGGAAGAAAAGGTTGGAACAGCAGCTGGCACAAACCGACGGGACATTATCCACCCTGGAGTTTCAGCGTGAGGCCATTGAGAATGCCACCACCAATGCAGAAGTGCTTCGTACCATGGAGCTTGCTGCCCAAGGCATGAAGAAGGCCTACCAGGACAT GGACATTGACAAGGTGGATGAACTGATGGCTGACATCACAGAACAACAGGAGGTGGCCCAGCAGATCTCAGATGCCATTTCTCGACCCGTGGGATTTGGAGACGATGTGGATGAG GATGAACTGTTGGAGGAGCTAGAGgagctggagcaggaggaatTGGCCCGAGAGTTGTTACATGTGGGCGACAAGGAGGAGGAACCCCCAGTCACACTGCCCAGTGTACCCTCTACACATCTTCCTGCAGGGCCAG CTCCCAAAATGGATGAAGATGAAGAAGCACTAAAGCAGTTGGCTGAGTGGGtgtcctga